One Brassica napus cultivar Da-Ae chromosome C4, Da-Ae, whole genome shotgun sequence genomic region harbors:
- the LOC106392837 gene encoding uncharacterized protein LOC106392837, protein MIFTCEFSKEVWILAPLATPVTLDLILNTTTGLDLIRRIPSLPPIGLGPGTLPAWICWNLWISINQLTFQSRTFSPMETLSKAIKEARYWSLAQLLHPKPQTRNPSISQDPINDPSQACMYTDAAWNPLSKRAGLGWIIDDAGSTTTYSATSPFVASPLIAETLALRATMISGNTRGITALCIYSNSLTLIKLVKKKGRNLEIARILNDIYLLCHKFIAIQFKHIPRTNNNRADSIAKQALGLMYET, encoded by the coding sequence ATGATTTTCACATGTGAATTCTCCAAAGAAGTATGGATCTTGGCGCCGCTTGCTACCCCTGTAACCCTGGACCTTATACTTAACACAACTACTGGTCTCGACCTCATTAGAAGAATCCCATCATTGCCACCGATTGGTTTGGGACCAGGAACTCTACCAGCGTGGATATGCTGGAACCTTTGGATCTCCATAAACCAATTGACCTTCCAAAGTCGAACCTTCTCACCGATGGAAACCCTATCGAAAGCAATCAAGGAAGCACGATATTGGTCTTTAGCTCAACTCCTTcacccaaaaccccaaaccagAAACCCTAGTATCTCCCAGGATCCGATCAACGACCCATCTCAAGCTTGCATGTATACAGATGCAGCTTGGAACCCTTTGTCGAAACGCGCTGGACTCGGTTGGATCATCGACGATGCTGGATCTACCACAACATATTCAGCGACCTCCCCTTTTGTGGCGTCGCCCCTTATTGCAGAAACTTTGGCTCTTCGAGCAACCATGATCTCTGGCAACACTCGTGGAATTACCGCTCTATGTATCTACTCTAATTCTTTAACCCTCATCAagttggtgaagaagaaaggaagaaaCCTAGAGATCGCTAGAATTCTCAACGACATTTATCTCCTCTGCCATAAATTTATTGCTATTCAGTTTAAGCATATCCCTAGAACTAATAATAATAGAGCTGACTCTATTGCCAAACAGGCTCTAGGATTAATGTATGAAACTTAA